Proteins co-encoded in one Sander vitreus isolate 19-12246 chromosome 9, sanVit1, whole genome shotgun sequence genomic window:
- the uhrf1 gene encoding E3 ubiquitin-protein ligase UHRF1: MWIQVRTMDGKETHRVDSLSKLTKVDELRLKITELFKVEPEKQRLFYRGKQMEDGHTIFDYNVGLNDIVQLLVRQIPTVEVVKSKDKEAELSDSDSGCGSTQSESDKSSTHGEVEVQTASTSAQTNTTELIDPGFGFYKTNELVDARDLNMGAWFEAQIVNVTKTTKTPKEEAAEAQPAEDEILYHVKYEDYPENGVIQLLAKDVRPRARTVYQWHQLEAGMVVMVNYNPDDPKERGYWYDAEIQRKRETRTAREIYAKIILGDAGDSLNDCRIMFLTEIYKIEEPGSLGDTPAGSESPLKRSNGPECKHCKDDPKKKCQWCNCHICGIKQDPDKQLLCDECDMAYHIYCLNPPLTSIPDDEDWYCPGCRTDASEVVLAGEKLKESKKKAKMASASSSSQRDWGKGMACVGRTKQCTIVPSNHYGPIPSIPVGSLWKFRVQVSESGVHRPHVAGIHGRSNDGAYSLVLAGGYEDDVDDGNEFTYTGSGGRDLSGNKRTAEQSCDQTLTHMNRAVALNCNVPVNDKNGAEAKNWKAGKPVRVVRSCKGRKHSKYSPEEGNRYDGIYKVVKYWPAKGKSGFLVWRYLLRRDDDEPAPWTRDGKERIKKLGLTMQYPAGYQKEKENKNEVEEAAATPSKAKRKRKSQGSDSSKTSPAKTPKKIKVEVYKLTQGQKALIKNDKPNKKLWDEAMESLSLGPKFLNKVEEVFLCICCQEVVYQPVTTECQHNVCRECLQRSFRADVYTCPACRHDLGKNYSMTVNQSLQDILNQFFPGYSSGR, translated from the exons ATGTGGATTCAAGTGCGCACGATGGATGGGAAGGAAACCCACCGGGTGGATTCCCTGTCCAAACTCACCAAGGTGGATGAGCTGCGTCTCAAAATCACGGAGCTCTTCAAGGTGGAGCCAGAGAAGCAGAGGCTTTTCTACCGCGGCAAGCAG ATGGAGGATGGTCATACCATATTTGACTACAACGTGGGTCTTAACGACATAGTGCAGCTGCTTGTTAGACAGATTCCCACCGTCGAAGTCGTCAAAAGCAAGGACAAAGAAGCCGAGCTCTCCGACTCTGACTCTGGTTGTGGCTCGACCCAGAGTGAGTCTGACAAGAGCTCAACTCACGGTGAGGTAGAGGTTCAGACCGCCAGCACCTCTGCCCAGACAAACACCACAGAGCTCATCGACCCGGGGTTCGGGTTTTACAAG ACCAATGAGTTGGTGGATGCAAGGGACTTGAACATGGGTGCCTGGTTTGAGGCCCAGATCGTGAATGTTACTAAGACAACAAAGACGCCTAAAGAAGAGGCTGCTGAGGCACAGCCAGCAGAGGACGAGATACTGTACCATGTTAAATATGAAGA CTACCCAGAGAACGGGGTGATTCAGTTGCTGGCCAAGGATGTTCGCCCGCGGGCCCGTACGGTGTACCAGTGGCACCAACTGGAGGCAGGTATGGTCGTTATGGTCAACTACAACCCAGACGACCCCAAGGAGCGTGGCTACTGGTACGATGCTGAGATccagaggaagagggagacGCGCACCGCGCGAGAGATCTACGCCAAGATCATCCTTGG TGATGCTGGTGACTCTCTTAATGATTGCCGGATCATGTTCCTGACTGAAATCTACAAAATCGAGGAGCCTGGTTCTCTGGGTGACACGCCAGCTGGGTCTGAGAGTCCACTAAAAA GATCAAATGGGCCTGAGTGCAAGCACTGTAAGGATGATCCCAAGAAAAAATGTCAGTGGTGCAACTGCCATATCTGTGGCATCAAGCAGGACCCTGACAAACAATTGCTGTGTGACGAATGTGACATGGCCTATCACATTTACTGCCTGAACCCTCCACTCACTTCCATCCCTGACGACGAGGACTG GTATTGCCCAGGTTGCCGTACTGACGCCAGTGAGGTTGTGTTGGCCGGAGAGAAGCTGAAGGAGAGCAAGAAGAAAGCCAAGATGGCTTCTGCTAGCTCCTCCAGCCAGAGGGACTGGGGCAAG GGAATGGCCTGTGTCGGTCGAACCAAGCAGTGCACCATCGTCCCGTCCAACCACTACGGCCCAATCCCCAGCATTCCCGTCGGGTCCCTGTGGAAGTTTAGAGTGCAG GTCAGTGAATCTGGTGTCCACAGGCCTCATGTAGCTGGGATTCACGGCAGGAGTAATGACGGTGCCTACTCTCTGGTCCTGGCAGGAGGATATGAGGATGACGTG GATGATGGTAATGAGTTCACTTACACTGGCTCTGGAGGGCGAGATCTTTCTGGAAACAAGAGGACTGCTGAGCAGTCGTGTGATCAGACACTTACCCACATGAACCG GGCTGTGGCTCTCAACTGCAACGTCCCTGTCAACGACAAAAACGGAGCTGAGGCCAAGAACTGGAAGGCAGGCAAACCAGTTAGAGTTGTGCGCAGCTGCAAGGGTCGCAAGCACAGTAAATACTCCCCCGAGGAAGGAAACAGATATGATGGCATATATAAG GTGGTGAAGTACTGGCCAGCCAAGGGCAAGTCTGGTTTCTTGGTTTGGCGGTATCTGCTGAGGCGTGATGATGATGAGCCGGCACCATGGACCAGAGATGGCAAGGAACGCATCAAGAAGCTCGGTCTCACCATGCAG TATCCTGCTGGCTAtcagaaggagaaagagaacaAAAATGAAGTGGAGGAGGCGGCGGCGACACCCAGCAAggcaaagaggaagagaaaatcTCAGGGCAGCG ATTCCTCCAAGACCTCACCAGCCAAGACTCCTAAGAAAATAAAGGTAGAAGTGTACAAGCTTACCCAGGGGCAGAAAGCCCTCATCAAGAATGACAAGCCAAACAAGAAGCTGTGGGATGAAGCCATGGAGTCACTCTCACTTGGGCCG AAATTCTTAAACAAAGTTGAAGAAGTTTTCCTCTGCATTTGCTGCCAAGAAGTGGTCTATCAGCCCGTCACCACAGAGTGCCAACACAATGTCTGCAGG GAATGCCTTCAGCGGTCCTTCCGGGCAGATGTGTACACCTGCCCGGCCTGCAGGCACGACCTGGGCAAAAACTACTCCATGACCGTCAACCAATCCCTGCAGGATATTCTAAATCAGTTTTTCCCAGGGTACAGCAGTGGGCGATGA